GCCCCACGAGACGGTGCGCCACGGCGGTCTGGAGATCGACATCGAGGGACGGCTGGTGATGCTGGACGGGGTGGAACTGGACCTGACCCGGACCGAGTTCGACCTGCTGGCCACCCTGCTGTCAGGCCCCCGACGGGTCTGGCCCCGCGAGACGCTGCTTCGGACGGTGTGGGGCACCGAGTGGGTCAGTGACGGCCACCTGGTCGAGGTGCACATGGCCAACCTGCGCCGCAAGCTGGGCGACGACCCGCGCAGTGGCCGCTACATCCGGACGGTCCGCGGCGTCGGTTACCGGCTCGGCGTCGGATGACGGCCGCCAGCCCGGTCACCGCGGCCGATCGTGAACGGGACCGGATTGCCGCACTGCGCGAGTACGGCATCCTGGCCCGGCTGCCGGTCCAGCGGCTCAGCGTCGGCGACGAGGTGACGTTGGCCGGGTTCACCGAGCTGGCCGCCCAGGTCTGCGGTGTGCGCAGCGCGGTGCTCAACCTGATCGACGACCAGCACCAGTTCCAGCTCGCGGCCCACGGGTGCGAGCCGATGGTCACTGACCGTGCCGACTCGATGTGTGAGATCACCCTGCGCCTCGGCGACCAGCTGGTCGTGCCCGACACCAGCCAGGATGAGCGGTTCGCCACCAACCCATGGGTGACCGGCGAACTGGGCCGGGTCCGGTTCTACGCGGCCAGCCCGTTGCGCGCGCCCGGCGGCCACCTGGTGGGAACCATCTGCGTCTTCGACACCGAGCCGAGAACGCTGGACGAGGGTCAGCGTGCCGCGCTGCGAACGCTGTCCGTCGGCGTGATCGACGTGCTCGAACTGCGTCGCCGCTCCGATCAGCTGCGCCAGACGGTGGCCGAGCTCGCGCGCTCGCACCGGCAGCTCGCCTCCTTCGCCAGCCAGCTCAGCCACAACCTCAAGACCCCGCTGACCGCGTCGCTGGGCTTCGGTGAGTTGCTGCAGGACCACCCGACGGTGCGCCAGGACCCGACGGCGCTGGACTATGTCAACCGGTCGGTGTCGGCGAGTCAGCGGATGATGTCAGCCATCGACCAGCTGCTCAGCTATGCCAGCATGGGAGGCGCGCCACAGCGTGAGCCGACGCCGGTGCACGAGCTCGTCGAGCAGGTGCTGGCCGACCTCGGGCCGGCGGCGGCCGACGCGGAGGTGCGCTGCGATCGGGCCACCGTGACCGCCGACCCGGTGCAGCTGCGGGTGCTGCTGCACAACCTGATCGAGAACGCGGTGACCTACCGCAACCCGGACGCCCGCTGCGAGGTGGCGGTGACCGTCGCGCCGACGCGCTGGGGAAGTGAGCTGAGGGTGGCCGACAACGGCCCGGGAATCCCCGCCGAGCAGCGTCCGGCGGTGCTGCGGCCGCTGGTGCGGCTGGAATCAGAGACCGCCGCCGGGTCAGGACTGGGCCTGGCCACCTGCGAGCGGATCGTGGCTGCCCACGGGGGCACGCTGTCGATCACCGACACCGCCGGCGGCGGCGCGACTGTCTGCGTCCGGCTGCCGGGTACCGGCGCGACTCAGAGCTGAGCGCCCGAGTTCACGGCGGGCGCGGCCCGCTCTGTCTTCTCGGTTGGGTCGGCCTGCTCGGTTGGGTCAGCCTGCTCGGTTGGGTCGGCCTGATCGGCCTGGTCGGCCTGGTCGGCCTGGTCGGCCTGCTCGGTCGGTTTGGCCGGCCGCCAGATGCCCAGCAACAGCCAGCACACCACCAGCAGTGGCACCGCCGCGGTGAGCAGGGTCTGCATCATCGGGGTACGCAGCGCGCGGATCGCGGTGCCCGCCTTGGGCACCACGGCGCGGACCTGCCAGACGGTCTCACCGGTCAAGGTGGCCACCCACGGGTCGGCGGCGGTGTTGGCGTCGCCCTTGGTACGGACGTTGACGATTCCCGGCCCCGGGCGCTGAACCTCGATCACCCGGTGGCTGAGGACCCGGTGGTCATCGACGGGAATGTGATAGGTCAGCACCTGACCGACCCGCACGTCGTCCAGCGCCAGCGGGGTGTCGATGATGACGTCACCGGAGCGGATGGCAGGCGACATGCTGGAGGTGAGCATGGTCGCGGTGCGGTAGTTCAGCAGGCGTGGGCCGAGGGTGACCGACAGCAGCAGGAGCACGGTCAAGCCGAGCAGCAGGGTGCTCAGCAGCCGAGCGGTCCGCCGCAGCAATTTCATGCCAGCGCCCCGAGCAGGGACCGGACCCGTTCGAGCAGTACGGCCGGCCGGATCGGTTTGGTGAGGTAGTCATCGGCGCCGGCCTGCAAGCCGGCTTCACGGTCCTGCTCGGTGGACAGCGCGCTGATCAGCAGCACGACCGTCGCGGCCGTCCGGGGTTGGGACTTGAGCGCCCGGCAGACGTCCAGCCCGGACAGGCCCGGCATCGAGACGTCAGAGATCACCAGATCCGGCACCAGCTCATCGGCCTGATCCAGCGCCTGCTGGCCGGAGCTGGCGACCCGCGGTTGGTAGCCGGCCCGGTGCAGCGTGGCCGAGAACAACGCCCTGATGTCGTCGTCATCCTCAACCACCAGAAGGCGGGCCGGACGCTCGGTGAGGGTCATGGCGGGCTTCCTTCCGGGTGCTGCAGGGCGATTGGGCTGTGGAGCCTGTCGAGCTGGGAACCGCGTGCTGTGGAGCTGCAGTGCTGTGAAACAGGGCTGATCCCGGGGCGGACGACACCGGGACCAGCCCGCTTCGGGCGGCTACTGGCTGGCGGCCGCGCGCTGGGTGCCGGTGAAGGTGAAGTTGAGCACCGACGCCTGGTTCTGGAAGGTGTTGTCGGCGGCGGCCGGGAAGGTCATGGTCACCACCAGGTTGTCGGTGTTGTTCGCCGCCAGCGCCGTCATGTTGGTCAGCGCCATGCTGGCGCCGATCACCGCGCGGGTGGTCAGCACCGACCGGGTGGTGCCCGAGCAGGTGTAGACGTAGGCCGGCGCGGTGCCGGTCTCGGTCCAGGGGGTGGAGCAGGCGTCGATCTTGAGCTGCAGGCCCAGGGTCGGGTCGGTGTCGAGCTTGGAGCTGGTGGTGGCGTTGGTGGTCAGCGTGATGCTGGACAGCGCCTGGTTGCCGGCGGCGTTGGTCAGGGTCGCGGCGCGCTGCACCGTGTCACCGGGCACCAGGCCGGTGGCGGCGACGCTGAACCGGTTGGCCGCGGTGTTGGCGGTTCCGAGCGCGATCGAGACCGTGCCGGAGCTGACGCTGGCGGAGGCGGAGGTGGAGGAGGTGAACGAGCCGAAGGTGCCCAAGCCCGCTGCTGCCGCCGCGGTGCCGAGCAGTGCGGCCGAAACGAGAACCTTGCTGCGGACCGTCGTGAGGTGAAGCGACATCGGGGGTCTCCCTGGTTGGTCCGGTCGGGGGTGGACCGGGTTGTGGACTGGTAACGAGAACTGTGCCGATGTTTGTTCTGCGTTAGGTTATGGCGAAGATCAATGTTCGCCACCAGAAGTCTCAAGACCCGGTCAAGGCTCTGCCTTCGCTAGGGTGACAAGCATGAGTGAACAGCCCGAACCCACCAGCGACTCCGGCGATCAGAGCAACGGTGACACCATCGGGGCCAGCAGCCCCGGAGCTGCCGGCACCACAGCCAAGGACCCGAGTGACTGGGTCACCGGTGACGAGCCGATGACCGGCGCCCAGCGCAGCTACCTCGACACGCTGGCGCGCGAGGCCGGCGAGCAGTTGCCGGCCGACCTCACCAAGGCGCAGGCATCCGAGCACATCGACCGGCTGCAGGCCCAGACCGGACGGGGCAGCGCGGGCTCGTCCTGAGTGTCCTGCGCGTCATGCGCGTCCTGCGCTAAGCCTCCGGGCGCAGCGACTTCGACGGCCGCTGCACCGCTGCCCGGGTGATCAGCTCGGCTTCTGAGACTGCCAGCAGGTCGGCCGAGGTCTGACCGTCTCTGGGCTTGGCCGCGACCGCCACCAGCGCCGAGATGTTCTGCTGGTGCAGGGCGGCCCGCATTCGGGTGGCCAGGGCCTCGGCGTTGGCGCCAGGGCAGTCCGCCAGGAGAATCGCCAGGCCGGACTTGCCCATCGCGCCGATCGCGTCGCAGCCGACCTGCATCCGGGCCACCAGGCTGACCGCGGCCGGGTCGGTGGTGTCGATCCGCATGATCGCCGTGACCGGGCAGGCGGCGACCACTTCTCTGGCCACCGTCAGCCAGGCGGCTTCGGTCATCGGGCGGATCGTCGGGTCATCGGTGACCCGCAGGTCCGACTGCACAGCCCAGCGCTGGATCACGATCGCCGCCGGCAGTGAGAGCCAGGCCAGCGGGATTCCCAAGGTGATCATCTGCACCTGGGCCGTCGCCAGGGCGATCGTCAGGACCTCGAGCTTGTGGCTCTCGGCTTGGAGCAGCAGGCTCAGCGCTTGATACTGCCCCGCCGACACCATCGCCAATGCCACGGCGGCCACTCCGACCAGCATGTATCCGAGGGCGGCAAGGGCGAGGGCAAGCGGCTCCGGCAGGTCGAGCGCCATGCAGCTGTGCGCCGCGGTGGCGGCCAGGATCGCGCCGGCGGTGCTGTAGACGTACCGGTAGGGCGTCGCCTGGCCGGCGATGTTTCGAGCCGGCCACTCAGCGATCGCGGCGACTGTGATGACCGCGGCCGCGAGTGTCAGGGGAAGCAGGACTGCTGCCGCGAACGCCCAGGTGGCAAGCAGGTTCGGGCACAGGGTCGGCAACTTCTCTTGCCTTAAGGCCCGCCTGGCTCGCTCCCACCCGACGGTGAAGCGTGAGTACACGATGCTGAGCGACGCGAGCAGGGCCGCGGTGCCGAGATCGGACTGCTGAATGGAGCCGGGCGAGGCGAGCGCGAGGCACACGGCCGAGAGATCGACGGCGAGAATCACGATTATCGCGAACCGCGATGTCCGCCATAGCGACCATGCAGATACCGCTCTCAACATGACCCTTCTTTCGCCTAAACCCGACCGCGAACGTGCGAACCACCGGGATGACGACCATGCAAGAAGGTCTAACCGTGACACGCCGTGGTGACAGACAGTACATAACGAACTTCTTGCTGTCACGCCGAAAGTGCCGTGAGCTGACGCTAGATGCTAGCGGCCATTCCATGGAACTTCCATCGGCAAACCAATAGCCATAAACCTTTCGTTGTAGACAGTTCGGTCGATGGTGGTGTTACCGCTGCCTTTCGGTAGCTGGAGTCGCTCCATCCGCTCTACGCCTAGCGCAGCGTACCAAACTGTCTAGAAAACTCCGCGATATATAGCGGCAATCTAGACGTTAGCTAGGGGGTGCTAACGCGCGGGAAGTCGCTAATGCAGCTAACCTCAAGATCGGCATCTGGCAATGGAACAGACTCGACTTAGTGAATGCGAAATGTTCGCGCCAAGGGGGTGACAATGATGCGTAACTACGAATGGGTCTGATGAGTGTCTAATTTGCCTTGATGACAGACTTCGATTCGAATGTCTACTAGAGGCAGGGGGAGCCGGGGTTGCTGAATGGCAATTCCGGCACCCCGAAACACGTTGGATGAGGGGCCCCACGTCATCCAACCGTGCGGTGGCGGCTGGAAGCGCGAAGCGGTGATCCGCCGCCTTCGACTGGTGGATGCTGGTCTTCTTCGACTCCGAAGGCTTGCCCGGCACCTTGACCAGGAACTGAGTCAGCGACGAGGCCGAGAGCCCGGTGTCTGACCAGGAATGCTCCTGCCTTCTCGCGGAACAAGATATGTAGTCAGGATGCAGCCCGTTCTGCCGGCCGTTTACCGGGCCTCTTGCAAGGTATTTGTGACGGCAACGGAAATCGCACGGTGGCTCACCCGCGGTAACTATTGTGTGTCGTTTTCAAGTATTGCGCGCGACTGCTGGTCCGAACTCGTCGGCATTGCACTGAGTGAGTGGAAAGAATCCTTTCGATTAACAAGCCCGGAGCAGTATTAGCACGACTCGCTCACCCGAAAATCCCTGCCGCCGCAGCTGCGGACCAAGGCCAGCTCCTACCCCGGACCGGGCCAGCTCCTACCCCGGACCGGGCCAGTTCATACCCCGACCAGGCGGCTCACACCCGGCCCTGGCGGCGTGCCAGGCAGCTCGGCGCTCGACGGCGTGACATCATGCACCCTGATCGAGGAGGTCCCGCCGTGGCCGAGAGCATCTGGCCGACGATCCATGCCGAGCGTCGGGCGCTGGCCGACGACCTGGCTGAGCTGAGCCCGCAGCAGTGGCAGACGCCCTCGCTCTCGGCCGCCTGGAGCGTCCATGACGTGCTGGCCCATCTGGTGGCGGCGGCCAAGATGACTCCGCTGAAGTTCATCCCCGGATTGACAGGCGCCGGGTTCGACTTTCACAAGTACATGGCAAGACTGGTGGCGCTGGAAGGCTCCGGAGGTCCGCAGGCAACGCTGGAAACCTTCCGGGCGGTCCAGCTGCGCGAGACCTCCCCGCCGGCGCCGGCCACCACCTGGCTCGGCGAGGCGTTCGTGCACGGCGAGGACATCCGCCGCCCGCTCGGCATCACCCACTCCTATCCGCTGCCGCAAGTGACCCGGGTGATCACCTATTACTCCAAGCTCAACGCGCTGCTCGGCGCGAAGCGGCGGATCGCCGGCCTCACCCTGCAAGCCAGTGACACCGACTTCTCGCTCGGGTCCGGGCCGGTGGTGCAGGGCCGGGCGATCTCGCTGCTGATGGCCACCGCCGGCCGACGGTCAGTCCTGGACGAGCTTTCCGGCCCCGGCGTGCAGGTGCTGGCCGAACGCCCGTGACATCGGCGGCCTGACCGCGCCCACATCCGACACCTGCCGTGCCGGCTAGACCGGTGTCGCGAAAGCTTGGCGCCGTTCAGGGCTCCACTATCACCAGCGGGATCTCACGGTTGGTGCGCTTCTGATAATCGCCGTAGCTCTTGAA
The nucleotide sequence above comes from Jatrophihabitans sp.. Encoded proteins:
- a CDS encoding maleylpyruvate isomerase family mycothiol-dependent enzyme, yielding MAESIWPTIHAERRALADDLAELSPQQWQTPSLSAAWSVHDVLAHLVAAAKMTPLKFIPGLTGAGFDFHKYMARLVALEGSGGPQATLETFRAVQLRETSPPAPATTWLGEAFVHGEDIRRPLGITHSYPLPQVTRVITYYSKLNALLGAKRRIAGLTLQASDTDFSLGSGPVVQGRAISLLMATAGRRSVLDELSGPGVQVLAERP
- a CDS encoding TasA family protein encodes the protein MSLHLTTVRSKVLVSAALLGTAAAAAGLGTFGSFTSSTSASASVSSGTVSIALGTANTAANRFSVAATGLVPGDTVQRAATLTNAAGNQALSSITLTTNATTSSKLDTDPTLGLQLKIDACSTPWTETGTAPAYVYTCSGTTRSVLTTRAVIGASMALTNMTALAANNTDNLVVTMTFPAAADNTFQNQASVLNFTFTGTQRAAASQ
- a CDS encoding signal peptidase I gives rise to the protein MKLLRRTARLLSTLLLGLTVLLLLSVTLGPRLLNYRTATMLTSSMSPAIRSGDVIIDTPLALDDVRVGQVLTYHIPVDDHRVLSHRVIEVQRPGPGIVNVRTKGDANTAADPWVATLTGETVWQVRAVVPKAGTAIRALRTPMMQTLLTAAVPLLVVCWLLLGIWRPAKPTEQADQADQADQADQADPTEQADPTEQADPTEKTERAAPAVNSGAQL
- a CDS encoding DUF3072 domain-containing protein; this encodes MSEQPEPTSDSGDQSNGDTIGASSPGAAGTTAKDPSDWVTGDEPMTGAQRSYLDTLAREAGEQLPADLTKAQASEHIDRLQAQTGRGSAGSS
- a CDS encoding GAF domain-containing sensor histidine kinase; protein product: MTAASPVTAADRERDRIAALREYGILARLPVQRLSVGDEVTLAGFTELAAQVCGVRSAVLNLIDDQHQFQLAAHGCEPMVTDRADSMCEITLRLGDQLVVPDTSQDERFATNPWVTGELGRVRFYAASPLRAPGGHLVGTICVFDTEPRTLDEGQRAALRTLSVGVIDVLELRRRSDQLRQTVAELARSHRQLASFASQLSHNLKTPLTASLGFGELLQDHPTVRQDPTALDYVNRSVSASQRMMSAIDQLLSYASMGGAPQREPTPVHELVEQVLADLGPAAADAEVRCDRATVTADPVQLRVLLHNLIENAVTYRNPDARCEVAVTVAPTRWGSELRVADNGPGIPAEQRPAVLRPLVRLESETAAGSGLGLATCERIVAAHGGTLSITDTAGGGATVCVRLPGTGATQS
- a CDS encoding response regulator, translated to MTLTERPARLLVVEDDDDIRALFSATLHRAGYQPRVASSGQQALDQADELVPDLVISDVSMPGLSGLDVCRALKSQPRTAATVVLLISALSTEQDREAGLQAGADDYLTKPIRPAVLLERVRSLLGALA